In Amphiprion ocellaris isolate individual 3 ecotype Okinawa chromosome 3, ASM2253959v1, whole genome shotgun sequence, one genomic interval encodes:
- the blm gene encoding recQ-like DNA helicase BLM isoform X1, translated as MSDLPQNNLKEQLARHSNAAQSKLCLAKPKTGAFSFKKKSSSGTAKVEVATKVISSNVLANRNVNVPKNSLVTQSLLTFSNKLERPQKSKINFFPVSSKCESDSINQASSPSPACQTPAAVSSFKAAPAQSDNQFSSGKEINSPSLDASLGIPMDDWDDFDDFETPAKTKNDSFSSETSGKSSKLLSSATEKIAKFSEKLHHDASPKTQTGEDSCMETDEPECSVDKAAVSPCPSFEDSPVSPVKVTRRRPPAHVIDSEEDCDAPSEPFEESADSKKKWIDPKVINLDNNSEPEDDFDYVPPSPVSNEISYATSVLEKRPNSADVQSRDNPVQSKGPITTRHESSHCKSKDKTNEQLFSIMESICALVDSIPEHELITLSCGSELLLKRAQRKRILATGDDSLFKMQQPDSTVASESSFKETSSSRCDTSSGVLYISSVPVDSKNAPQRSRSSVISVDYESDHSDSIIDLKPLHSNTSTTVCVENESFCDSPSAHSLIKPSFKFSKKESTDVEDPDLFFSPKTETGVQTKTNTPMFTAADDIPDDFYIDDFDIDDFNDCDIPEYFDEPPTTSVSTQNSSTVTTTVKEGGPCKFSWERKPTTPVSAPKPSQICSPEPTFRNPAHDRFRGFNFSHSPEMMKIFHKRFGLHQFRFNQLEAINATILGEDTFVLMPTGGGKSLCYQLPACISQGVTVVISPLKSLIVDQIQKLTTLDIPATSLSGDKSDSEAQRIYMQLSRKDPIIKLLYVTPEKVSASNKLISALQNLYERELLARFVIDEAHCVSQWGHDFRPDYKKLHELRQRFPSVSMMALTATATPRVQKDILNQLNMTRPQVFTMSFNRTNLKYSVLPKKPKKVDEDCICWIKKHYPRDSGIVYCLSRNDCDAMAESLQRAGISALAYHAGLRDGDREYVQTKWINQDGCQVICATIAFGMGIDKPDVRYVIHASLPKSVEGYYQESGRAGRDGEISHCILFYSYADVHRIKRIISMDREGDKHAKATHYNNLHSMVHFCENVMECRRIQLLAYFGELKFNKSFCKDHPDVSCDNCAKPNQYKMRNVTEDVKKIARFVQENCEKVGSKYGRTAQQNRLTLNMLVDIFIGSKSAKIQTGMFGIGGAYSRHNADRLFKKLVLDNILVEDLYITVNGQAVSYISAGTKAMNVLSGHMQVEFYETESASTIRKQKAAAYKNVSQRDKMVQECLKELTDLCKQLGKAFSIHYYNIFSTATLKKIAEKLSSDPEALLQIDGVTEDKLEKYGAEVMKVLQKYSEWQLPAEEQTESGEDGWIDTTRGRARIDYDDDEDDAESSTYFRNNTAQGQKRKKAPFFKYSKKKKAFGNSGSSYKGRGYSSNKSWSSSGSTGGSRGAGRGFMGSAGDTSAGRKPGFLAAPMPQSNQRPFLKPAFSHLS; from the exons ATGTCAGATCTTCCACAAAACAACTTGAAGGAACAGCTGGCGAGGCACAGCAATGCTGCTCAAAGCAAGCTGTGTCTGGCTAAACCTAAAACGGG ggccttttctttcaaaaagaagtCCTCATCAGGTACGGCCAAAGTGGAAGTCGCTACCAAGGTAATCAGCTCAAATGTTCTGGCAAACAGGAATGTCAATGTCCCTAAGAACAGTTTGGTAACTCAGTctcttttgacattttcaaacaagcttGAGAGACCTCAAAAGTCCAAAATCAACTTCTTTCCTGTCAGCTCAAAATGTGAGTCAGACTCCATCAACCAAGCAAGTAGCCCTTCTCCTGCATGTCAGACTCCTGCAGCAGTGTCTAGTTTTAAGGCGGCTCCAGCTCAATCTGACAACCAGTTTTCTAGTGGCAAAGAAATCAATTCCCCAAGTCTGGATGCATCTCTTGGTATCCCGATGGACGACTGGGATGATTTTGACGACTTTGAAACGCCtgccaaaacaaaaaacgatTCATTCAGTTCGGAAACATCAGGAAAAAGCAGCAAGCTACTGTCATCTGCTActgaaaaaatagcaaaattctCAGAGAAACTACACCATGATGCCTCTCCTAAGACACAGACTGGTGAGGACTCTTGTATGGAAACAGATGAACCGGAGTGCAGTGTTGATAAAGCTGCAGTTTCACCATGTCCCAGCTTCGAGGATTCTCCTGTTTCTCCTGTTAAAGTGACCAGAAGACGTCCCCCTGCACACGTTATTGATAGTGAAGAAGATTGCGATGCTCCATCTGAGCCCTTTGAAGAAAGCGCAG ACAGTAAGAAAAAATGGATAGACCCAAAGGTAATCAATCTTGACAACAACTCTGAGCCTGAAGATGACTTTGATTATGTTCCTCCTTCACCAGTCAGCAATGAGATCTCTTATGCAACCTCAGTATTGGAGAAAAG ACCAAACTCTGCTGATGTTCAAAGCAGAGACAATCCTGTGCAATCAAAGGGTCCCATCACAACACGACACGAATCCTCTCATTGCAagtcaaaagacaaaacaa ATGAGCAACTCTTCAGCATCATGGAGTCCATTTGTGCTCTTGTTGATTCCATCCCTGAACATGAACTAATCACTCTGTCCTGTGGAAGTGAACTTTTACTGAAGAGGGCTCAAAG AAAGAGGATTCTTGCAACTGGTGATGATTCTTTGTTTAAGATGCAGCAGCCTGACAGCACTGTGGCTTCTGAATCTAGCTTTAAGGAAACGTCTTCTTCTAGGTGTGACACCTCTAGTGGTGTGTTGTACATCAGCTCCGTGCCTGTGGACTCCAAGAACGCTCCTCAGCGCAGCAGATCTTCAGTCATCTCCGTGGATTATGAATCTGATCACTCTGACAGTATTATTGATTTAAAGCCCTTGCACAGTAACACTAGCACAACAGTATGTGTGGAAAATGAGAGTTTCTGTGACTCTCCATCAGCCCACAGCCTCATAAAACCATCTTTTAAGTTCTCTAAGAAAGAGAGCACGGATGTTGAGGACCCAGATCTCTTCTTCTCACCCAAGACAGAGACCGGTGTGCAGACAAAAACGAACACCCCAATGTTTACAGCTGCAGACGATATACCAGACGACTTCTACATCGACGACTTTGACATAGATGACTTCAATGATTGTGACATCCCTGAGTACTTTGACGAACCCCCAACTACATCAGTTTCTACACAGAACTCCAGCACTGTGACGACAACAGTGAAAGAGGGGGGGCCATGCAAGTTCTCATGGGAGAGGAAACCAACGACACCCGTTTCTGCACCAAAGCCTTCACAGATTTGTTCTCCAG AGCCCACCTTCAGAAACCCAGCTCATGATCGCTTCAGAGGGTTTAACTTCTCCCACTCACCAGAGATGATGAAGATCTTTCACAAGCGTTTTGGACTTCACCAGTTCAGATTTAATCAACTGGAAGCAATTAATGCTACAATTCTGGGAGAAGACACATTTGTTTTGATGCCAACAG gTGGAGGTAAAAGCTTGTGCTACCAGCTGCCTGCCTGCATCTCACAGGGAGTCACTGTGGTTATTTCCCCACTCAAGTCGCTTATTGTAGACCAGATCCAGAAACTCACCACCCTAGAT ATTCCAGCAACAAGTCTATCCGGTGACAAAAGcgacagtgaagcacaaaggATTTATATGCAGCTTTCCAGGAAAGACCCCATTATTAAACTGCTCTACGTCACACCTGAAAAG GTGAGTGCAAGTAACAAGTTGATCTCCGCACTGCAGAACCTGTACGAGCGAGAGCTTCTGGCCCGGTTCGTCATAGATGAGGCCCATTGTGTCAGTCAG TGGGGCCATGATTTCCGTCCGGACTACAAGAAATTGCATGAACTGCGTCAGAGGTTCCCCAGTGTGTCGATGATGGCTCTGACGGCCACCGCCACTCCCCGTGTGCAGAAAGACATCCTCAACCAGCTGAATATGACTCGTCCACAAGT GTTTACCATGAGCTTCAACAGAACAAACCTGAAGTACTCTGTGCTGCCCAAGAAACCCAAAAAGGTTGACGAGGACTGCATCTGCTGGATCAAGAAGCACTACCCAC GCGACTCTGGAATTGTCTACTGCCTGTCTCGCAATGACTGCGACGCCATGGCAGAGAGTCTGCAGAGAGCAGGGATATCAGCTCTGGCATATCACGCAGGACTGCGTGACGGTGACAGAGAATATGTGCAGACTAAATGGATCAATCAGGACGGTTGCCAG GTCATCTGTGCCACCATAGCCTTTGGCATGGGCATTGACAAGCCAGATGTGCGCTATGTGATCCACGCTAGTCTGCCTAAATCAGTGGAGGGTTACTACCAGGAGTCAGGAAGAGCTGGCAGGGATGGAGAGATCTCTCACTGCATTCTCTTCTACTCTTACGCTGACGTCCACCGTATCAAGAGGATTATCAGCA TGGACAGAGAAGGTGACAAACACGCCAAGGCCACTCATTACAACAACCTGCACAGCATGGTGCACTTCTGTGAGAACGTGATGGAGTGCAGAAGAATTCAGCTGCTCGCATACTTTGGGGAGCTGAAGTTCAACAAAAGCTTCTGTAAGGACCATCCAGACGTCAGCTGTGACAACTGTGCCAAACCCAAT CAATACAAGATGAGAAATGTGACTGAAGATGTGAAGAAGATTGCGCGGTTCGTCCAGGAGAACTGTGAGAAAGTTGGATCCAAGTATGGCAGGACAGCTCAGCAAAACCGACTGACACTGAACATGCTGGTGGATATCTTCATAG gATCTAAATCTGCCAAGATACAGACGGGAATGTTTGGGATTGGGGGAGCCTACTCCAGACATAATGCTGACCGTCTGTTCAAAAAGCTGGTTCTGGATAATATCCTGGTTGAGGACCTTTACATCACGGTCAACGGTCAAGCTGTGTCTTATATCTCTGCTGGAACAAAAGCCATGAACGTGCTGTCTGGACACATGCAG gTGGAGTTCTATGAGACAGAGAGTGCATCGACCATCAGGAAACAGAAAGCTGCTGCATACAAGAACGTCTCCCAGAGAGATAAGATGGTCCAGGAGTGTCTGAAGGAGCTGACAGATCTGTGCAAGCAGCTTGGCAAAGCGTTTAGCATTCACTATTACAACATCTTCTCTACCGCCACTTTGAAAAAGATAGCTG agAAGCTTTCCTCTGACCCTGAAGCCCTCCTACAAATCGACGGTGTGACGGAGGACAAACTGGAGAAGTACGGAGCTGAAGTCATGAAGGTCCTACAGAAATACTCTGAGTGGCAGCTGCCTG CAGAGGAGCAGACTGAGAGTGGTGAAGACGGTTGGATTGACACGACACGAGGCCGCGCACGTATAGATTACGACGATGACGAGGATGATGCAGAGTCCTCCACCTACTTCCGTAATAACACTGCACAGGggcaaaagagaaagaaagccCCATTCTTCAAGTATtccaagaagaaaaaagcatttGGCAACTCAGGCTCCAGTTACAAAGG TCGTGGCTACAGCAGCAATAAGTCGTGGTCATCGTCCGGCTCCACAGGTGGATCCAGAGGTGCAGGTCGAGGGTTCATGGGCTCAGCAGGAGACACATCAGCGGGTAGGAAACCAGGATTCCTGGCCGCCCCGATGCCTCAAAGCAACCAGCGACCTTTCTTAAAGCCGGCATTTTCACACTTGAGCTGA
- the blm gene encoding recQ-like DNA helicase BLM isoform X2, which produces MSDLPQNNLKEQLARHSNAAQSKLCLAKPKTGAFSFKKKSSSGTAKVEVATKVISSNVLANRNVNVPKNSLVTQSLLTFSNKLERPQKSKINFFPVSSKCESDSINQASSPSPACQTPAAVSSFKAAPAQSDNQFSSGKEINSPSLDASLGIPMDDWDDFDDFETPAKTKNDSFSSETSGKSSKLLSSATEKIAKFSEKLHHDASPKTQTGEDSCMETDEPECSVDKAAVSPCPSFEDSPVSPVKVTRRRPPAHVIDSEEDCDAPSEPFEESADSKKKWIDPKVINLDNNSEPEDDFDYVPPSPVSNEISYATSVLEKRPNSADVQSRDNPVQSKGPITTRHESSHCKSKDKTNEQLFSIMESICALVDSIPEHELITLSCGSELLLKRAQRKRILATGDDSLFKMQQPDSTVASESSFKETSSSRCDTSSGVLYISSVPVDSKNAPQRSRSSVISVDYESDHSDSIIDLKPLHSNTSTTVCVENESFCDSPSAHSLIKPSFKFSKKESTDVEDPDLFFSPKTETGVQTKTNTPMFTAADDIPDDFYIDDFDIDDFNDCDIPEYFDEPPTTSVSTQNSSTVTTTVKEGGPCKFSWERKPTTPVSAPKPSQICSPEPTFRNPAHDRFRGFNFSHSPEMMKIFHKRFGLHQFRFNQLEAINATILGEDTFVLMPTGGGKSLCYQLPACISQGVTVVISPLKSLIVDQIQKLTTLDIPATSLSGDKSDSEAQRIYMQLSRKDPIIKLLYVTPEKVSASNKLISALQNLYERELLARFVIDEAHCVSQWGHDFRPDYKKLHELRQRFPSVSMMALTATATPRVQKDILNQLNMTRPQVFTMSFNRTNLKYSVLPKKPKKVDEDCICWIKKHYPRDSGIVYCLSRNDCDAMAESLQRAGISALAYHAGLRDGDREYVQTKWINQDGCQVICATIAFGMGIDKPDVRYVIHASLPKSVEGYYQESGRAGRDGEISHCILFYSYADVHRIKRIISMDREGDKHAKATHYNNLHSMVHFCENVMECRRIQLLAYFGELKFNKSFCKDHPDVSCDNCAKPNQYKMRNVTEDVKKIARFVQENCEKVGSKYGRTAQQNRLTLNMLVDIFIGSKSAKIQTGMFGIGGAYSRHNADRLFKKLVLDNILVEDLYITVNGQAVSYISAGTKAMNVLSGHMQVEFYETESASTIRKQKAAAYKNVSQRDKMVQECLKELTDLCKQLGKAFSIHYYNIFSTATLKKIAEKLSSDPEALLQIDGVTEDKLEKYGAEVMKVLQKYSEWQLPEEQTESGEDGWIDTTRGRARIDYDDDEDDAESSTYFRNNTAQGQKRKKAPFFKYSKKKKAFGNSGSSYKGRGYSSNKSWSSSGSTGGSRGAGRGFMGSAGDTSAGRKPGFLAAPMPQSNQRPFLKPAFSHLS; this is translated from the exons ATGTCAGATCTTCCACAAAACAACTTGAAGGAACAGCTGGCGAGGCACAGCAATGCTGCTCAAAGCAAGCTGTGTCTGGCTAAACCTAAAACGGG ggccttttctttcaaaaagaagtCCTCATCAGGTACGGCCAAAGTGGAAGTCGCTACCAAGGTAATCAGCTCAAATGTTCTGGCAAACAGGAATGTCAATGTCCCTAAGAACAGTTTGGTAACTCAGTctcttttgacattttcaaacaagcttGAGAGACCTCAAAAGTCCAAAATCAACTTCTTTCCTGTCAGCTCAAAATGTGAGTCAGACTCCATCAACCAAGCAAGTAGCCCTTCTCCTGCATGTCAGACTCCTGCAGCAGTGTCTAGTTTTAAGGCGGCTCCAGCTCAATCTGACAACCAGTTTTCTAGTGGCAAAGAAATCAATTCCCCAAGTCTGGATGCATCTCTTGGTATCCCGATGGACGACTGGGATGATTTTGACGACTTTGAAACGCCtgccaaaacaaaaaacgatTCATTCAGTTCGGAAACATCAGGAAAAAGCAGCAAGCTACTGTCATCTGCTActgaaaaaatagcaaaattctCAGAGAAACTACACCATGATGCCTCTCCTAAGACACAGACTGGTGAGGACTCTTGTATGGAAACAGATGAACCGGAGTGCAGTGTTGATAAAGCTGCAGTTTCACCATGTCCCAGCTTCGAGGATTCTCCTGTTTCTCCTGTTAAAGTGACCAGAAGACGTCCCCCTGCACACGTTATTGATAGTGAAGAAGATTGCGATGCTCCATCTGAGCCCTTTGAAGAAAGCGCAG ACAGTAAGAAAAAATGGATAGACCCAAAGGTAATCAATCTTGACAACAACTCTGAGCCTGAAGATGACTTTGATTATGTTCCTCCTTCACCAGTCAGCAATGAGATCTCTTATGCAACCTCAGTATTGGAGAAAAG ACCAAACTCTGCTGATGTTCAAAGCAGAGACAATCCTGTGCAATCAAAGGGTCCCATCACAACACGACACGAATCCTCTCATTGCAagtcaaaagacaaaacaa ATGAGCAACTCTTCAGCATCATGGAGTCCATTTGTGCTCTTGTTGATTCCATCCCTGAACATGAACTAATCACTCTGTCCTGTGGAAGTGAACTTTTACTGAAGAGGGCTCAAAG AAAGAGGATTCTTGCAACTGGTGATGATTCTTTGTTTAAGATGCAGCAGCCTGACAGCACTGTGGCTTCTGAATCTAGCTTTAAGGAAACGTCTTCTTCTAGGTGTGACACCTCTAGTGGTGTGTTGTACATCAGCTCCGTGCCTGTGGACTCCAAGAACGCTCCTCAGCGCAGCAGATCTTCAGTCATCTCCGTGGATTATGAATCTGATCACTCTGACAGTATTATTGATTTAAAGCCCTTGCACAGTAACACTAGCACAACAGTATGTGTGGAAAATGAGAGTTTCTGTGACTCTCCATCAGCCCACAGCCTCATAAAACCATCTTTTAAGTTCTCTAAGAAAGAGAGCACGGATGTTGAGGACCCAGATCTCTTCTTCTCACCCAAGACAGAGACCGGTGTGCAGACAAAAACGAACACCCCAATGTTTACAGCTGCAGACGATATACCAGACGACTTCTACATCGACGACTTTGACATAGATGACTTCAATGATTGTGACATCCCTGAGTACTTTGACGAACCCCCAACTACATCAGTTTCTACACAGAACTCCAGCACTGTGACGACAACAGTGAAAGAGGGGGGGCCATGCAAGTTCTCATGGGAGAGGAAACCAACGACACCCGTTTCTGCACCAAAGCCTTCACAGATTTGTTCTCCAG AGCCCACCTTCAGAAACCCAGCTCATGATCGCTTCAGAGGGTTTAACTTCTCCCACTCACCAGAGATGATGAAGATCTTTCACAAGCGTTTTGGACTTCACCAGTTCAGATTTAATCAACTGGAAGCAATTAATGCTACAATTCTGGGAGAAGACACATTTGTTTTGATGCCAACAG gTGGAGGTAAAAGCTTGTGCTACCAGCTGCCTGCCTGCATCTCACAGGGAGTCACTGTGGTTATTTCCCCACTCAAGTCGCTTATTGTAGACCAGATCCAGAAACTCACCACCCTAGAT ATTCCAGCAACAAGTCTATCCGGTGACAAAAGcgacagtgaagcacaaaggATTTATATGCAGCTTTCCAGGAAAGACCCCATTATTAAACTGCTCTACGTCACACCTGAAAAG GTGAGTGCAAGTAACAAGTTGATCTCCGCACTGCAGAACCTGTACGAGCGAGAGCTTCTGGCCCGGTTCGTCATAGATGAGGCCCATTGTGTCAGTCAG TGGGGCCATGATTTCCGTCCGGACTACAAGAAATTGCATGAACTGCGTCAGAGGTTCCCCAGTGTGTCGATGATGGCTCTGACGGCCACCGCCACTCCCCGTGTGCAGAAAGACATCCTCAACCAGCTGAATATGACTCGTCCACAAGT GTTTACCATGAGCTTCAACAGAACAAACCTGAAGTACTCTGTGCTGCCCAAGAAACCCAAAAAGGTTGACGAGGACTGCATCTGCTGGATCAAGAAGCACTACCCAC GCGACTCTGGAATTGTCTACTGCCTGTCTCGCAATGACTGCGACGCCATGGCAGAGAGTCTGCAGAGAGCAGGGATATCAGCTCTGGCATATCACGCAGGACTGCGTGACGGTGACAGAGAATATGTGCAGACTAAATGGATCAATCAGGACGGTTGCCAG GTCATCTGTGCCACCATAGCCTTTGGCATGGGCATTGACAAGCCAGATGTGCGCTATGTGATCCACGCTAGTCTGCCTAAATCAGTGGAGGGTTACTACCAGGAGTCAGGAAGAGCTGGCAGGGATGGAGAGATCTCTCACTGCATTCTCTTCTACTCTTACGCTGACGTCCACCGTATCAAGAGGATTATCAGCA TGGACAGAGAAGGTGACAAACACGCCAAGGCCACTCATTACAACAACCTGCACAGCATGGTGCACTTCTGTGAGAACGTGATGGAGTGCAGAAGAATTCAGCTGCTCGCATACTTTGGGGAGCTGAAGTTCAACAAAAGCTTCTGTAAGGACCATCCAGACGTCAGCTGTGACAACTGTGCCAAACCCAAT CAATACAAGATGAGAAATGTGACTGAAGATGTGAAGAAGATTGCGCGGTTCGTCCAGGAGAACTGTGAGAAAGTTGGATCCAAGTATGGCAGGACAGCTCAGCAAAACCGACTGACACTGAACATGCTGGTGGATATCTTCATAG gATCTAAATCTGCCAAGATACAGACGGGAATGTTTGGGATTGGGGGAGCCTACTCCAGACATAATGCTGACCGTCTGTTCAAAAAGCTGGTTCTGGATAATATCCTGGTTGAGGACCTTTACATCACGGTCAACGGTCAAGCTGTGTCTTATATCTCTGCTGGAACAAAAGCCATGAACGTGCTGTCTGGACACATGCAG gTGGAGTTCTATGAGACAGAGAGTGCATCGACCATCAGGAAACAGAAAGCTGCTGCATACAAGAACGTCTCCCAGAGAGATAAGATGGTCCAGGAGTGTCTGAAGGAGCTGACAGATCTGTGCAAGCAGCTTGGCAAAGCGTTTAGCATTCACTATTACAACATCTTCTCTACCGCCACTTTGAAAAAGATAGCTG agAAGCTTTCCTCTGACCCTGAAGCCCTCCTACAAATCGACGGTGTGACGGAGGACAAACTGGAGAAGTACGGAGCTGAAGTCATGAAGGTCCTACAGAAATACTCTGAGTGGCAGCTGCCTG AGGAGCAGACTGAGAGTGGTGAAGACGGTTGGATTGACACGACACGAGGCCGCGCACGTATAGATTACGACGATGACGAGGATGATGCAGAGTCCTCCACCTACTTCCGTAATAACACTGCACAGGggcaaaagagaaagaaagccCCATTCTTCAAGTATtccaagaagaaaaaagcatttGGCAACTCAGGCTCCAGTTACAAAGG TCGTGGCTACAGCAGCAATAAGTCGTGGTCATCGTCCGGCTCCACAGGTGGATCCAGAGGTGCAGGTCGAGGGTTCATGGGCTCAGCAGGAGACACATCAGCGGGTAGGAAACCAGGATTCCTGGCCGCCCCGATGCCTCAAAGCAACCAGCGACCTTTCTTAAAGCCGGCATTTTCACACTTGAGCTGA